The sequence GTTGATGCAGTTAAGAAGCAGCGCGCGCGGACGCGAATCCGTTAAGCGGCTCGACCCGCCGGGCGAATACACTCTCGAGGGCGACCCAATCGAACGCGAGCGGATCGGCAAAGCTTTGGCCGCGCTGAGCAAAGATCAAGCCGACGTCGTGCAGTTGGCGTACTATCGCGGCATGACGCTCGCCGAGGTCGCCGCATATCTCGCTATTCCGCTCGGAACGGTGAAGACGCGCCTGAGCGCAGCCCTTCGTGCGCTGCGGCGTTCGCTGATTCCCCAGGCCGTCAATGGAACCTGACGTGCACGTCGGCGACGCGGCAGAACTTTACGCGCTCGGCGCGCTTAGCGAGCGCGAGCAGGCCGAGCTCGAAGCGCACATCGCTGAATGTGCGGCGTGCTTGCGGCGAGTCGGCGAGGCGGAGGAGACGCTGCTGGCCCTCGAGCGCGGGAACAAAGCCATCGATTCCCCGCGCAGCCCGGCCAACGTTTTACCGATGGCTCGGCCCCGTAAGGCGTTCGCGTGGTGGATCCCAGCGGCAATCGCCGCTGCCTTCGTTTTGGGGTGGCTGGTGCCGCGCGTCGCGTACCAACCCGGTGTCGCCACGCTCGCGATGATCAACAGTCACTTCTCTCACGCGCAGTTCAGCGGTCACGGTCCGGCGGCCAAGGTCATCTACGCGCGCGACCGCTCGTGGTACTATGTTATCGTCTCCGGGCGCCGGCGTTTCGATGTCTATGGGGTTCGTGGAACGCAGTCGACGCGGCTGGGAACGACGGCCGCGCGGGGCGAGACGAGCGAACTATTCGTTCAACGGCAGCCGGCGTTTGGACGGATCGAGCTCCGCGCAGATAGCGGCTTAGTGGAAAGCGCTTCGATCCATTAGCGGCAGACGCTAGGGGGGACAGTTAGC is a genomic window of Candidatus Cybelea sp. containing:
- a CDS encoding sigma-70 family RNA polymerase sigma factor — translated: MTVAFDSRIVRSASVRDEPLELAFEHRDAAAYETAYDRFGGRLYATALRLLRDPETARECVQDVFLHVWHRESAYSAARGSLEAFLVTCVRNRALMQLRSSARGRESVKRLDPPGEYTLEGDPIERERIGKALAALSKDQADVVQLAYYRGMTLAEVAAYLAIPLGTVKTRLSAALRALRRSLIPQAVNGT
- a CDS encoding zf-HC2 domain-containing protein, translating into MHVGDAAELYALGALSEREQAELEAHIAECAACLRRVGEAEETLLALERGNKAIDSPRSPANVLPMARPRKAFAWWIPAAIAAAFVLGWLVPRVAYQPGVATLAMINSHFSHAQFSGHGPAAKVIYARDRSWYYVIVSGRRRFDVYGVRGTQSTRLGTTAARGETSELFVQRQPAFGRIELRADSGLVESASIH